Genomic window (Blastocatellia bacterium):
TTTTAGGGGTAATGATTTGTTTAGCAAACCAATACGCTCTTTTAAGTCAATAGCGCGATACCAATCTGAAGAATCAGTAAAATTTAACATCTTAAGTTAATCCAAATCTGTAGCTTTTTATTTTAGAGCTACAGAAAGTTTTATTGTTGGGTTTTAGGATTTACAGGAACATACTTTTTCAAAAAATTACTAATACTTTTTAGTGCATCTACTTCGTTTTCTATACGAGAGAATCCATGTCCCTCATTTTCATATATTTTTAATTCTGCTATACCATTTTGTTTTTTTATTTTGCTTGCCATTTGTTCAGCTTCTGATTTAGGACATCTAGGATCTTTATCACCAGCTAAAATCAACATAGGGGCTTTTATTTTATCTGCAAAATAAATAGGAGAACGATCTTCCCATAAATCTTTATTAGTAACAGGGTCTCCCATAAAGCTTGTTATATATTCGCGGCTTGCGGGATCTGAGTTTTCAGCTTCTGTAAACCAATTAACAAAGGGGATTAATGCTACTCCTGCTGCCCAATTTTCTGGAAATTTAGCTAAAGCTAAAGAAGTTAAATAACCCCCATAGCTACCACCCATAGATATTAGTTTTTTAGGATCAACATAATCAGTTTTTTTGATCCACTCAGCAGCAGCTATAATATCTGCTAAATCTCCCCCACCTGCATCAAATTTGTTTGCATTCATAAACTCAGTTCCATAACCAGTTGAGCCACGATAATTAGGAATTATAACTAGATATCCCTGGTTAACAACATATTGAATTATAGGATTAAACCAATTTACAGATTGGGTTGCCGGCCCGCCATGTATCCAAACAACTGCTGGGTTTTGTTTGTCGCGCTTAAGGTTATGTGGAACATAAACAAATGCTGAAATTTGCCATTTTCCATCAGTGCTAGGATATTGAATTAAAAAAGGCTGGACTAAATCTTCTGATTTTACTGCACCTACAAATGAATGTGTAACTTGGTAAGATTTTTTTTCTTTTATCAAATAAACCCATATATCTTTAGGGGAATCAGGCCCATTATGATAGAACAGCAGCTTAGAGCCATCTTTAGTAAAGGCAGTTTTATCACCTCCTAAAGTATTTACTCCTTTAGCTATAGGCAAAGTGTATTTCTCTTTTTTGTCTATATCATAGAGAAAGATTTCTTTATTTCCATCAATATTTGATACCCAAGATATAGTTTTGCCATCAGGAGAGAAACTACCAGCTTCAGCAATTGATTTATCTTGTGTTAACCATTCAATTTTTTTGGAAGCAATATCAAACAATCCAATATTTTCATAACCATTTGCTGCATCAGAAGCGATTAAAAGCTTATTTCCATCAGTTGACCAAGTTTTAGCCGAATAGAGTTTGCTTTCCATTTTTGAAGTAAGATTAGTTGTTTTTCCTGTTGCAATCTCAGCAATAAAAATATTTGAAGTTGCACCATCAGCACTAAATTGTGTGTAGCCAATATGTAGACCATCAGGCGACCAAAAAGGGCTATCATTAGAAAGCTCATTAGGAGTGTTTGTTGTTATTTTTTGGACTTTATGATTAGAAATATCTATAACTTGAATTTCATATGATGGGGAGTCTTTTTCCCTGATTTGATAAACCAATTTGCTACTATCAGGAGACCAAGAAGGGAATTCTTCAGAACTATCAGGAGAATTTGTTAAATTTATTACTTCACCGTTTAATGGAGAAACCAAAAAAATATCCCATTGCTCGTTTCCATCATAATCAGATACAAAAGCTATCCATTTACCATCTTTTGACCAGGTTAAATATGCTTGTTGTTGGTCGCTTATAGTAAGTTGTTTGGGCCATCCTCCATTAGCAGCAACTAGCCAAATATTTCTGCGACCACTCATATTACTAATAAAGGCTATAGTATTTCCATCTGCTGACCAATCACTTTCATCAATGAAGCGTGTAACCATAAAATGTTCAGCAGAATAGGTTTGGTGGTTTTCTTTGACCTTACTAAAAATTTGATTTGGGTCAGTTATTCGTATAGTTAACAAAGATGATTGTTGGGCCATAACTGACATCACAGGAATAAGGAAAATTATTAGTAAAGCTGATAGTACTTGCATTTATTATTCTCCATAAAACAACCATTAATAATGGTTGTCTTAATAAGTAATAGTAATAAGAAAGAAAAGCAACGCTACAATCTTTGGTTTATTAATATCTATTACCAAAGTATTGTGAGAGTTGCTTTAGGTCACTTTTTATAAAAACCTCTAATAAATAAAATCAAGGTTTAAGATTTAGTTTCTAAAAACAAGCTAGAAACTTAGGCGAAAAGCAAATTGAAATGCACGAGGGCCACCTGTACCAAAAATTCCTCCAGCATTTGCTATGTTTCTACCAAAAGTTGATGCTTGTAAAAATCTAGGATCTCTTGGAGCAAAACTATCTCGCGCCAAAACGTTTTGGATACCAGAGAAATTATTTATTCCACTTCCTCTTATGTTGGTGACATTAAACACATTGAATACTTCAACTATACCTTGTAAAGAAAAATTATCTTTTAGTTTGAATTCTTTATTTATTCTTAAGTCAACCGAAGCTAAACCATCTCCTAGTTTTAGGTCATCTGCAACAAATGGTAAAGGGTCTCCATTTACACCTCCACCCATATTGATTTGTCTAATAAAGGCATTAAGTTCTGCTCCTGTCTTAAATTGTCTTGCTCCTGCATTAACTTGCGCTATTGGGAGGCGTGAGCCATCATCAAGACGAATATTAATAGGCACTTCTGATTCAAGAGTAAGTATTGAGGATATATTTATTCCAAAAGGAGCATTATATATCCCAGCAAAAGAAAAACGATGCCTTATATCATTTGGTGGAGGGCCTTTATCAACCTTTACATTAGCGACTATCTGTTCCAATCAGTTGAAAATCCTGAGACATAGTTAATGATTTTGCAAATGTGTAAGAGGCAAGAAAGTTAAAAAACTTTCCTCTTCTTCGTTCTACTTTAACAAGCAAACTGTCATACCAATTCTTTAGGGAAGATACGTTGATAAAGATAGAAGTGTCTTCTG
Coding sequences:
- a CDS encoding S9 family peptidase, whose product is MQVLSALLIIFLIPVMSVMAQQSSLLTIRITDPNQIFSKVKENHQTYSAEHFMVTRFIDESDWSADGNTIAFISNMSGRRNIWLVAANGGWPKQLTISDQQQAYLTWSKDGKWIAFVSDYDGNEQWDIFLVSPLNGEVINLTNSPDSSEEFPSWSPDSSKLVYQIREKDSPSYEIQVIDISNHKVQKITTNTPNELSNDSPFWSPDGLHIGYTQFSADGATSNIFIAEIATGKTTNLTSKMESKLYSAKTWSTDGNKLLIASDAANGYENIGLFDIASKKIEWLTQDKSIAEAGSFSPDGKTISWVSNIDGNKEIFLYDIDKKEKYTLPIAKGVNTLGGDKTAFTKDGSKLLFYHNGPDSPKDIWVYLIKEKKSYQVTHSFVGAVKSEDLVQPFLIQYPSTDGKWQISAFVYVPHNLKRDKQNPAVVWIHGGPATQSVNWFNPIIQYVVNQGYLVIIPNYRGSTGYGTEFMNANKFDAGGGDLADIIAAAEWIKKTDYVDPKKLISMGGSYGGYLTSLALAKFPENWAAGVALIPFVNWFTEAENSDPASREYITSFMGDPVTNKDLWEDRSPIYFADKIKAPMLILAGDKDPRCPKSEAEQMASKIKKQNGIAELKIYENEGHGFSRIENEVDALKSISNFLKKYVPVNPKTQQ